The Homalodisca vitripennis isolate AUS2020 unplaced genomic scaffold, UT_GWSS_2.1 ScUCBcl_6615;HRSCAF=13911, whole genome shotgun sequence genome has a window encoding:
- the LOC124373903 gene encoding THO complex subunit 4-like — MDKLEMSLDDIIKQIVSNLDYGVSNSDMQKLFSESGPLHSATVNYDKSGRSMGSAYVVFHRKADAVKAMKQYNSVPLDGRPMQIEITTSDVAVMKEQANRVREGFARRPSARRFGRKDGGRGFKRGGHGDERGDGRGTKNKIPTAAELDAELDAYISERK, encoded by the exons TCGTCTCAAACCTGGACTATGGAGTATCAAATTCAGACATGcag AAACTCTTCTCAGAATCTGGTCCTCTACACAGTGCAACGGTTAATTATGACAAGTCTGGTCGCTCCATGGGTTCAGCGTACGTCGTATTTCACCGAAAAGCAGATGCAGTCAAAGCTATGAAACAGTACAACAGCGTTCCTTTAGATG GTCGACCCATGCAGATTGAAATAACCACGTCTGATGTTGCCGTTATGAAGGAGCAAGCCAACCGAGTCAGAGAAGGCTTCGCCCGCAGGCCTAGTGCTAGACGTTTTGGCCGCAAAGATGGTGGACGAG GTTTCAAAAGAGGTGGTCATGGCGACGAAAGAGGTGATGGACGAGGAACGAAAAATAAAATCCCAACTGCAGCAGAGTTAGATGCGGAATTAGATGCGTACATCAGCGAAAGAAAGTAA